GGCTAGTCAAAATCCCCACACGACTCTTGGCTAGGTAGAGGGAAAATTTCTGATAGTTTGGTGGGAGCTTTTGTGATTGCAGTAAAAGAAGACGTTATTCATGCATGTTACTCATGCATGACGTGTCAGTGTAGACTGTTGTTGGTCATATATGCACACAGAAGTCCTTGTAGAATTATTCGtccataaatgtacatgttatatacaCCATGATAAGGTCAGAAACATTTGTAAACCCCAGGAAATAACCAAGTGGGTGCTACTGGAAATACTAACTTGTTAAACTTGCTGATATAATATATcatgtgtgtctctgtcaatttgttttatccTGTTTTCTTAGATTGCCAAATTGGCTTCCATAAACTCTTCCAATTTCCAAAGTTTTACCACTCATCACTCATGTGAAACTGAGTGAATTGCTATTTTTGTTCAGAAACATTCAGTACATTCACATGGACTCAAAAGGTCATCTTTAGTTGAAACTTTATcacagtcaaattttaaacatcTTAGTTTGTTTATTAGAGAAATTATGTGTTATTCTGTTTTGTCAAAGAGAGATATGTTAGTTCTGTTTtgtcagaaaaaatatataaggATTGGGAGCCTGATGTGTAAACAAGAAATGAAAAcatcatatatattttgatagactgaacagtacatacatgttaaaagtcaaataatgaaatatttactgtaGCCAAACTGTGTCTAGGGGCTGAGTTATTTAAGATAATGCGATATCAACTGatgcatattttgataattacattTGCCTAATTGATACTAATGTAATATTCATGGATTTATTGAATACTCAACTACAGccgaatgttttttttttttttgctgtacATGTTATAAATTAACATGCTGAAAGAATTTCAAGGTTAGATGTTAATAATATGTGAGTGTGGTAATAATATCAGAGGGTCACTCATTTGAAAGAACTATATATGAAAGATACAGCAAGTTGCTGGTTACTGTTCTCtggctgtgtttgatacaaccatataagaaactgcacatgctacatcTTCATGAAGAAGGCAAGATTGTATATAGTTTCTAGccacattttgtttaaaatgaaatgaactataacataccaccatgcagacatcaaaaacATTGGGACCTGTTATGTCTACATCTTGTTGCATTTTGTTTAATTGGAtgatttcatttagactaaataaAGCTTCATGTATCTTGctgtgtagaatgtgcagttgcTAAtcggtttctgtgtggttgtatcatcAAACAGAACCAGTGAACAGTAAACTGCAACTTGCTGTAAAGTAGAAAaacaattaatattttattagatCAGTGAGACCaatgacagtacagtaacaCTCATATGGGTGTTACCTGTCTCAGAGTTTGCTTTTAGTAATTAATACATAAAATCATATCACTGAACAGAATTTATAGTAccatatttatttcatctgTCTAGatatttgttttgtacagtgCAGTTGGTCTTTTCGAAGGTTATGAGGTATGGTGGCCCTGAACAGAGACATTTTGATATGTCTACAATTCAAAgtgataaaatgtaaaactCGGTTGAAGCACTTGAGAAATATAATTGCAGTATGTAAATTactaaatttatgtattttaaggGCCTTGTATGATTTTAgtgagaaataaaaataaaaactctgATCAATTTCCACTTTTAAAACAGCAAATGaaaaaagtataaaataagACATGTAAAGTTGATGTTTGTTGAACCTTGGGTCACTTGTATACTTTTTTGATGCTTTCTTTTAATAGTTTTAAGATGCGTTGTTTGCATATAGGTTACAGAATAGAAATGGTGGCCCAGTGTAAGGTTATGGGACTGTGATATTTCTAGTTTACCTACCTTAGTGACAGAAATGTTTAAAGGAAGTATGTGTGGAGTTGAAGGTTTTCCAAGTGAAAGCTGGAAGAAAATTGGACATGAATATACAATAAACGTGGTGTAAACATATGAATAGTTTGGCAGCTACAGATATAGCCTaaaggatacatgtacatacatgtacagatactgTAATtctggaaatacatgtattaactaaAGGGtaattttcacttattttgctggaaattaaaaacatgaaaataattaGCGAGTTGCCTCTTTGTACGTAAACAGCCTACCGGgctttgtaatttgtaaaaattactGTTTGAGATTTACTTTTAAGAATATAAAATCGCAAAAGTTTCTAGTGACAAAAATATCCAGGTTTACACTGTACCTTGTACTAAACTACATAGTGTTGACAgtaaagaaattatattttttaaagtgtGAATGCAACAGTTATTAAGATATGCATGCAATAAATTGACTGAAATGACTATCTGAAGTTGCAAGTATAAAAATGGGTAGTAAATTTTATTACCTGGAAGTTAAAAGCCACACTACatctacatacacatgtatgggTAAAGTCAATCTGACTTACATATAtctatttatgtaaatgtagtgACATGTTTTGTATGCAGTGCAAGTATACCACTATAGATAGCTCAACCATCCAGGCATAAGAAAATGTACTTACATCATGTTAagttacatatattgtaatataattgcCATTGGATACATTTGTCCATTGATTAGTAATTTCAGGTAGATTTAATACCTTTCTCACAAATAACTTTTATGACTACATAACAGTTTTGGCAGCCATGTCCATTGGCAGTTATGttcaatatacacatgtaataacaCCATCAATCACTTTGTTCACCACACATTTGCTAAATAAAAGCTATATCACCTCTTCAATATAGTACTTGTAATAGGTTTGCCCATAATGTTAGGCCTTTGAAATTTCAATGTTGTAAACAGGGGAAGGCATTGATTTGGTGGTATTGAATGCTGAATGACTTTCTGGCATTCAATTCCCGCGTCTGGGTTATACTTGTTTTACAAGTAGGGTGCAAGTAGAATTTTaagaaaaaatgtacatttgataGAATGATCAAGTTTTCTGTAGTGAATACATTTGTTAACAGCTGAAAATTAGTgctatgtacaaaatgtaccataGCTGGAGTTACACAAACATGATTTAACATATTATATCTTTATCATGCCAAGCACAGAGTATGTTCATGGATAGAATCCAAGAATGTTTTGGTTTGTTCAATGAAATACACCCTGTCACTATAGTGATTGCCTCAGCATATTGTGATGTATTTCATGGGTGCATTACATGCATACTTGCATTCAGCAGAGATGTTTTGTATAAAAGCCATTGCCCCCTAAGTCTGCAATTAAAAGAAGCTCCTTTTGATAGGTCATACtctttgtgtacatgtacccatGTAAACAGGGAGTGTACAGGAGAAGGTGCCTCGTGACTTTCACATTATGCATAACAATAATAAGCCAGACAGCGCGTTGTCCTTGTACATGTAGCCTGAATGAAACAACAGCAGATTGAGAGCAATgccgtacatatatacatcctgGCTTTCTGAGATATGCTATCATAATCTCAGCCTTGAAGCACTGCACTTTGTAACCTAGTTATAATATATAGGACATGGGGAAATTTCCATTAtcaatgaaatgtgaaatatcTACATTGGGAGATGCCGTGGATGATGGTAAAATACATGCCACAGCCTTGAAAATTATTTGCCATAGAGTATTATATAATCAGTCTGCCCATCCTCATTATTGAGAGAGACTTACAATGCTTTTATGTCCTAAATCAAATCACCTGAAGCAATGGAGAGGTTTAGGTCATGGAAGTTACTGATTAACTTTTTGAGATAACTGTTTTGGTTTTACTTTGCTGAgacatacactgtaatatatattGGTACAAAATCTACAGTCTCCTGGCAAGTATAGGTCCTGGGCATATATGTATTGATCATACTCTAAGATATTTTTGCCACCAGAAAATTtatgtgattttacagtcttcagctagttctcaaagacttattttcactaattagcAGATGTActagaaggcattttagtcactactagcacttatttttgcatttaaaaaaaaataagctgAAATAAGTCTTTTTTGGTGAttaatttccaggtttacaataGGTTCTGTTTGCGGAGATAATAGAGTTTCTGAATCAGTGTTACATACATCAACAAAGCTAGTGTACAGTACTCAATAGTTAACAAGTTGAAAACATCTTTGATGCAGTGAGTAGTTTTCACATGTGAGTGTCCTACTTGATAAAATTGATATCATTCCAAACAAGGTGCACTCTGAGTCTCAGTTTTATTAATTGTCAACTACAATTCGGCAGAGCAGAGCTGCACATGTACCAACATGTGTTTACTCATCGCACAGTTCAATACACTGTTTAAAGTGACCCTGGTTCATGTAATACAATCCACTGTTATCATCTCAGGTGGCATTAACATTTGCTATCCACAACCTAATCATAAGGAACTTGatgccatacatgtattgtaattaaaaaccataatattttgattaattaaGAGTTGCCAGATGAGAAAATACAGACGAATGGAAAATGAAAGAACGTTATTTATGTGCATTGAATTTGAAAGGCTGTGTCTAGTGTATATTAGGCATGGACAATGTACTTATACTAGTGTAGCTATTGGGAAAGACTGATGCAGACAggtgttaaagtggccatatggatgagaatttggtatttattttggatttttatttgataaaacagctccaccatgtttttgtacttgaaacttgaaacattaaacaatgtgtaaaatgtttgttattgtacgtacaataacaaacattttacacttcgtgcatctttttgcaatgtattgagttatgaacatggacttggtatatgttcttttgaaaaaaaaatttcaagtacaaaaacatggtgaagctgttttatcaaataaaaatccaaaataaataccaaattctcatccatatggccactttaaatatacatgtacttgatggtACGCATCCAAACATCAAGTGGAAATTGACAAGTCTTCAACAGCTGTGATACAATGAATTTGAACTAGATCAGCTTTAATAGTGCTCATTATAACTGTCATATATCCCATAATCACCTAGCAACTGAGTGTGAACAATGTTGATGAACTGCAATCAATCATAATATCATTTGACTTGACATCCATTTTACATGCTGCCGTGGTGACACAATTATGATATGATCACTAAATCCTTATTTGacacaaaattatacatataaacatataaatgtaaattctAAGGCCAATAAATGcttaaatagaaaataaaaaaaaatagatgacCACTCATGAATACAGTAGAATATATGATATCGTGGTATTTCATTAATATCGACAAGGAGGCATTTCCACCACATGTGAATCAGTACAGTCTGAGTAAGCAACATAATGTGGTCCGGTGTGCCAAGACGTTGACTCCTAACATCCCTAACCTTGATTAACATTACTTGTCTTCTTCAACTGCAACATACCTTAATATGttgtaaaacatgtaaaaatggGCTAGCCAGTGCACAAGTGATAAGGAACTTAATGTTCTTCATCCAAATACTCCCCAGTAAATAAACACAGAATCCATGACACAAGTTTGTAATCTCTGCACATTTTCAATATTGACTAGATAACTCCTATGAATGTCAAGGGGACTGAAACCTAATGATCTTGAcaccatttgttgatattacaaATTGCCAAATGGAACCGTTACAGCTGTTCAGTTGTTCTTGATGTTGACTATGGTATACTAGATACCACtagtattatatttcatatttatgtagctcccccccccccccctcaccctgCCCCGCCCCATTCAACAACTTCGCTGGAGTCTTGTGTTCGGGCAATTGCGGTCACAGTTTTaagtttttaccaaaaatatggaTCAGGAAGTATTTCTGTAATTTTGATACTTTCGATGAAAAAAACCTTCAGTAATTGGATGTGTAGGGTAAACATTGACATAATTTGCAGAGACAGGATATTGCATTCACTCAGCATTGTATCACCATGGTTCAGTTTTGCTTATTGTGGAATCTTTTAATAAAAGATTAATTTTTTTACTGTACACCCTGTGGCACTAAATCTTGTGCAAAATATAGATGTAACATAAGACCTTTACTTAAGTAAGTGCACAGATGTGTTTGGCGATATTCAGTGTAGACTTGTTATGAAAGACATTTGTCTAGCTAAATAACCAGGAGAAATTTGAGAAGAAATGCTCAGAATGTGAGGTTTGAATAATCTCTCATCAGTAATGACACTAGCCGAgatgatatatgtacattcaCAGAGCCCCTCTGAAACTGTGGTTataaattattacaatttaGTTTTGGTATGTTCCTTGAATCAACCCCTTTCAATGTTACAGTAGAAATGGGTAAATTATAACAATTGCTGGTCagtgaattaaaaaaacaataaccaAGGTATTAGTTTCAGCCAGGAaacagattttttatttatgtagATAAGTGTgattaaaattaacatttttaaatGGTGATCAACACTGACAGTAGAGTAAGACAAAGGAATAGACAAGAGAGGTCAtggaatacattttttttgtcactTATCAATATTTACAGTGATTGGTCCATTCAGTTAAAAGCCTGATGACATGTCAATAAATACAGCGTGCTTACCATGTTTAGAACTGTTACACCATACggcatttgacctttgacctgtatgatatttacatatttgatattCAGGGTCATAAACtgatttacattttgtttattccATACAGGTGATTTGACAGCAATAATTATATCCCTGGAAGATGGTCTTCTTATCACATCATTGCTTGACAATGGCACCAAAGTGTATATTGAAATAAGTGTTGGTACTCGCACTATTCAAAGAGTGCAAGTCAGCAAGACTTCAGTTCTCTTTGTGTCCATCTCTTTTATTGTGCTAATGGTGATATCTTTAGCTTGGCTAGTATTTTACTACATTCAAAGATTTCGGTACACACATGCAAGAGACAAGTCTCAGGTAAGTTCAGTTCACCACCTTGCAACATTGCTCTCGTATGTGAGTTCTTTGTGTCTATAGTTTGATTTCGTCAGCCTAGGATTACCACTTCACTATCATAAATTTGTGTGCAGCATATGTATAATCATACCAATAAGTATTGTTACTAAAGAATAATATTAACTGGTTTTGCTTATTAGTTGTTGTTCAAGGGCGGTTGATTAATGAGGGGTGTTGGAGGGCAGGAGAGATGTGTTACATTTTactaatttttcaaatttaccaaaaaaattGAACTGATGGATAGACCTTGTATGAGATATGTAAGCGCCAACTCCTCTCCActgatatatacaaaatgtactcaaAAGGTGAACCAGTTGTGATATTCAAGAGTGAACTACGATGTATTTGTAACTGCAAAGTAATCACTGATTTAAAATGAACCAAAATGACATTGCAAATTACAAGTATATGGTTTCCTGTCACTGACCTGTCAATAAGTTGTTAACCTAATCACAAAAGAGGCTGCTAGATTGagaaaatatttctatgaatacaATATAACTATGTGTTCCATTGccatttttgtttacaatttcaTATCTTTGGCAAGAACACTTtgtacaacacaacaacatttATCACATACTGAGCTTGATTGAtgagtaattacatgtaatgcattCTTCAGCAACAATAACAAAGTCTAAATGTGGAGCAACATGTCATATGgagtttgaaaaataaaagcAACAGCTATATTTTGTGTGTACCTGAAACTGTCATATTCATTATGGATGGCTTTAAAACCAATTAAAGGAAAAGAATGGTTTTTGTTTTGACTCTACACATCTTTTCTAATACAGAGAGAAATTAATTTGGCTTTCTCTGCAGAGTATGTTCTCCCATCAGGGACTGAGCAGCTGTcgctttatttgcatatcttggGATTGGATAATTTTTCCTGTTACTGCCTCATTAATATATCTTTTGTTAATAATTTATAACTTATTATGGACAAATATATTATAGTGGCTCCCCCAAATCACAAAATACCTGGTTCCTTGATAATTGGCCATTTAAAATATGGTGAGGTGTGGGGATAGGGTGGGAGATGTGCATTGTGGGTGTACCAGTTGATAGAGTACATAAGAGGTTTAGTTGTTCCTTTTGGGGTAAGGGGTCGGTTGTGAATGCCATGTATCACAGAACTGGTGCACTGTGCTAATGAATGAAACCAGCATTTCTGCAGGTTTAAAGTAAAACAAATCAAACCAGTTCTTGCATATATGGTTATCAGTGTTGTAcattcagtgttctccccaggattttgTCACAAGAGGGGGGAATGTCATTGTAATAACAACAGTCTGTTTCAAGTACCCTTATTGGGAAGTTGAAATGCCTTTACAAGTTAGGTCagaactgttgccatggttttgtGTGATTCCCTTCTTGGCAGCCTCGCTACAGAAGCAATGAGTATGTTAGCTGATATCTGATACTTGTATTTCGTAGGGACACTCGAATAAATCTTCTTGGTCACTTATTATCTTACATCCATGGGATTTCAGTATAAAAATATTCTCTCACAAATTACTGTAGGTGTTTAGTAAGACTGAGTTCATCTCAAAGCATCTGTTGTGAACTGATGAAATTGAAAACCTTGTAACTATAGAGAAAGGGTAGTGTTACATCAGGATTAACTAAATTACATGTTCGACCATAGACAGTCTCCCCcgccactgtctatggttcgaCTAAAGTCAGTGTctgttcaatcaatcaaaaaagaACATGTACAAATTTGATGTAGCAAAACCAAAAAGGTATATTCTAACTGCCATAAAACACAGAAAgagaaatctgataaaactcaTATATTTTCTTGCATGCTCTATAAATTAAGTTTATCGAATCGTATAGAAATTGGATGAACTCAAGCATATtttatacaatattacaagaaGTCTCGCGACTATAAATTAGAGAACTTAAAATTCTCATTTCTTCTTCATTCAGCTTGTTTGCGAAATTCTAACCATTGAACAGGAAAGAGTCAAGAAACCTTAGTAGAAAATATTGTCTACATATTCAAGAATGTGATCCTGTACTCACTAGTgaactgtacagtgtaccatGTGATACTTAGAAAACTCATTAGTGTGGGAAACCATGCTGCTGTTGAAGAGTACTTGAGTTTAAATCATATACTCTGTGTGTTCCTGAGTTCACTTGCTGTGACATTTCTAATATTGAATCTTTGTCATTATACTGCCTTTATGGCCCAGTAGAACTCAATATTAACACGTGCAAATGTAGATGTAAGTGGCTGTAGAAGTAGGGTAAATATGCTTCACATCCTACAGTACATAAATGATAACCTGGAAAATTTTTTGCTGAAGACATTTTTTTGCTTATTTCGCTGGAaatcaaaaatgtaaaaataagtaacaactaaaatgccttcttgtacataatgaacacagtgtacctgagtctggtaattagtttaTAAAAATAGTCATTCAGAACTAGCTGAAAATTTGTGCACATTTATCGATATACTATAACTACTCATAGAGAAATTTCAGTGTTCAGAAAAAATGGATGTGTCTAATTATTGTAGTTTCCTAAAAATAGAAGTTTAGATTCCaaataagtacaatgtataatatactaTTACAATTGCATTAATAAGCCTTCACTAAACATATGCACTATGTTCTTCATTTCTTTAGTTgctcaattaaaaaaaaaatgtaatgtaccatgtacattgataataatatatttgatgtaaatttgtCTGTTGTTCAGCAGGCTGTATTTAATAGTATATCTTTTTGTAATGATAAGTACTGTTTTGTGTGTTACAGAAACGTTTGGGACGTGCTGCTAAGAAGGCTATTGCAAAACTACCACAGAGGACTCTAAAGGATTCAGATCCTGTAAGCAACCATgatttattgtttttaaaaatgtactaaTGATGAGTGGCCAAAATTTGTAAATAGAAGTGAAAGGCTTTCAAGGTATAACAGGATTGAAAGGCAGAATATGCGTAAGATGTGTTAACGGAAACACTGTCATATCAAACATCATTGATGTAAAAAGCAACTTACAGAATATGTGTTGGCTGTCTttttaatgataaaatgtatagtTGGGTTTACAGTTAAGGGATTTTACACTATTTTCTTAAGCTGTAGCTATTTATAAATGATATGTTTCTTAAAGCTCACAATTTACAgtttatgtttttattcatttcatacaGGAAATTCAAAGTGACATGGAATGCTGTGCAGTTTGTATTGAACTTTATAAAGCTGGCGATGTCATCAGGAAATTGCCTTGCAAGTAAGTTTAATAGTCAGATGGAAAGCTTATGCATGACAATGCGAAATGGTGCTCAGAATTAAAGGAAGGAGTGGATTATGCActgttgtgatgatgatgatgatgattgttaCAAGTTTATGATGACGATGACTGACTAGAGCAAAgatgatgacaatgacgatGACAATAATTAGTGTGATTTAATTAAGATCATGATGAGGATGATAGTAACTTAAAAGGAGATAATGATGACTTATCAAATTAGGAGGAGGAAGACATCAACAGTACTGATGGAGATGATTCCTTCACTTCATCAAATATGATAATGATGAGGATGATAGTAACTTAAAAGGAGATAATGATGACTTATCAAATTAGGAGGAAGACATCAACAGTACTGATGGAGATGATTCCTTCACTTCATCAAATATGATAATGATGTTTTTTTATTGCAGACACTATTTCCATAAAGGTTGTGTTGACCAGTGGTTGATAGAACATAGAACATGTCCAATGTGTaaactaaatattttgaaagcatTAGGACATGATGTAAGTAACAACATTTcccatattttttaaaaatttaaatttacatgttGAGTTTTGTATCATCACAACATATTCTGCTCATGTAGTGTATTGAAAAGCTTATAATTTTAAAGGTGTTTGATTGACTTGATTTTATCACTTTGCctttgaaaaacaaataaaccattGATACATAGTTCTTTCTACATTGAAAGCATCATCAAAAACGGACAGGTCTACTCATCTATCATAATCAAAGTTCCCTGGATCTGCTCACTAGCTTGGTATCATATTTAGAATGATGTATGATAGCAATTTCCAATGTTTGAATCAAACCATAAATTATTGTCATAGTGAAACAGCCTTTgttgtgtaatattttattaaatgcAGAGCTTAATCATCAACGTATACCCATAGAAAGGAGACTGCCATGCATGTGCaacatatataaaaacagtTGTTAGAAGTATCTGAGATTTCAAAGAATACCATATTAGAATGTTGTACGAATCTTTTTAATTTTAGATTCAAGAGAGACGCGTTAGTTTAATTGTGGAGGTAGAAACAGCAACTACAGGATCAAATAATGGCAATGAAACGGAGGAGGAGAGTCTCGGAAATGACGACCATACTGCGGCTGTGGATCATGAAGAAAGTATATCATCATCAAACTTAGATATTGCTCGACCACGATCAGTATCAGCAGTTGACTTAGAAGAAGGATTTCAAGATGATAGTCCTGAGGGCATTCAGAATCTAATGCTAGTGTGGGTACCAGAAGATGTATTACCTGCCAATCCTAACAGTAGTAATTGTACTGCTAGGCCTACAGGTATGTAGAGTTACTTCTGAATCATCAGATGAGACATAAAATGGTGGCTGTTCATCCTATTTTGTTCTGTGTATAACCCAATAAATCTGTGAGATTTGTAGTTTAAGAAAGGTAATTGGTATTCATAGTTATCATAAACTGTCAAGTGCTTTGTTTTAATTCAGCATATATTAAAAGGAATTTTTATAGTGGTGATAGTACACGTAGTCTGCATAATAAGTAATCATGGCAAATTTACCATTTAACCTAATGATGAACCAAATTCCCAATCTCCTCTTGACTTGAAATTATTATAACAGAAACATTTTAAACAATAATAAGCCCTACATCTAGAATGATACCAATTTAGAtatgtattacattatatacCTATTTTATGACTTTAAGTACTAGGGGTGTAACATCTTAAAcaggtacatgtaattttgattATAATGATGGTGATCCACAGAGAAGTAGTCTTCAGTTGTGATGAATTTAATCTCGTTAGGATTAATCAAACACTGAATAATTCATTAATGCCATGTAAAAAATCTTATGTATGTACTCTTACTagaaaataataaatgacaTACATAGGCAACCAAATGGACTATAGAATATAACATCAGGAGAGACAGGATACTGTTTCATATGATCATTACAGGAAAATCTTTTTGAAGAATAAGTATTGATACAGTATAGTTTGATTAGCTATATTATGCCTcattatatttcttcattcagccaagggaaaAATACagtgacctaaagggccttGTTATTATAAGTTGAAAGACTTAAAAACTGTCtggtcatgagtattttacaACAGAATGAAGGAGAATATtggataataatattattatacttATAATTTATGTGAGATTGAGAAATATAAttgcaatttggaatgtttcAACACATTAAGCACTGCAGAACCTGCAGTGATGTAGAATGATCaaggtatataatccatattgtAATTTCAAAGGCAATTATTTGGCTTGTGTATGGCATAATGTATGCTATACTTAACTAATTATGCTTTATTTCTGCTAAGACagttttatgggggggggggacttgggAGAGAGCTGTATACCCATTCAATTTCACGTTATTTAATATCGAAGATATGTATTGTTAATTATAGTTCCTTGGGGGTCAGCCAAAATTagcatacatgtagctgtttTGTGACATCTGTTACCTGTGATTTTTCAAAGTATATTTAACTTTGCTATTTGTAATGTTGAAGAGTTATTTTTGGGGTAATAAGTATGATACCAGAATATGACCTTTTACACATGTACCTACAATGTTTCATGTGAGAAACAATGGGGTGTGTCCACAACCTATTATAAACAAACCCCATGAAAACCCCATGTCAAAGTTAGCAGATACGTAAGTTTATCAGGCATTTTGCTTTAAGACAAGACATGCACCTATcacaatttattcattttgacaACTATATCACCTTGGTTTCTTGTAGACGGAGTGAGTGACTGGAATGATGTAAACATACCAACAGATAATGCTGCAAACCGGAGAAGTGTACAAGGAAGCTTCGATAGCATCTCACACAAGGCTACATGAACTCAACtgtattgtaaataatatttctAAAACATATAATGATATCCCAGTCTATAGATGACAGACAGGGGGTTATCTGTAAtgcaaacatttttattttcaaatcttAATCAGACAACAAAATAACCCATTGAAAATCACCGATTTCTTAttctttttcaatttgttaacaattttgtataacatttatacatgtacattgtacaagggTTATTTGAAAAGTATCATTTATTTTAAACACATCAAAAatagtaatatcaaaattagaTATACAATATTACTGAAgccacaaataaaaaaaaatgtacaatcaCTGGATACCATTTTTCAGTGGATTCAGTATTTATTACAAATCTAATTAAGCTGTAATCAGCAGATTTCTGTTTCACTTTCTagaaaaaacacatacatgccGAGAGTTTAggtttaaaatgtatttacatagtTATCAAAgcagtgaacaaaaacatacttCAAATGTTAACAAAACTAATGTTAATTAACCATATCAGAATAGACAAGATTTCTGAATTGATGTGTATGGACCAGCTGCTTCATTTCAGTTTATGTCTACTTTAGTGTTCATAC
The genomic region above belongs to Glandiceps talaboti chromosome 8, keGlaTala1.1, whole genome shotgun sequence and contains:
- the LOC144438457 gene encoding RING finger protein 150-like; this translates as MIETLCGVSTVLFCVVFLLETDGSFGGQMYDDDNAIWTTAWVNITYKNPYTGQTVSQKEESGRYGTGLIRHVKGWVIHTKPKDGCGKLQNDFAKSLTPWIALTSRGNCTFSDKVSNASAFNASGVVVYNNQENEDLLTMTYKGDLTAIIISLEDGLLITSLLDNGTKVYIEISVGTRTIQRVQVSKTSVLFVSISFIVLMVISLAWLVFYYIQRFRYTHARDKSQKRLGRAAKKAIAKLPQRTLKDSDPEIQSDMECCAVCIELYKAGDVIRKLPCKHYFHKGCVDQWLIEHRTCPMCKLNILKALGHDIQERRVSLIVEVETATTGSNNGNETEEESLGNDDHTAAVDHEESISSSNLDIARPRSVSAVDLEEGFQDDSPEGIQNLMLVWVPEDVLPANPNSSNCTARPTDGVSDWNDVNIPTDNAANRRSVQGSFDSISHKAT